Below is a genomic region from Amphiura filiformis chromosome 19, Afil_fr2py, whole genome shotgun sequence.
tgaaatgtctttctgaatccatatttattttgagctacatagctttcagaaaagaaaaatatggggttcactgtgacaagaaagatgctaattttgttgatgttccaccctgtatatttcttacccaccctgtattatgatgttatattttgttgatttggcatccttgtaatataagctttccagaaatatatacttataatggtctaaaatgtatttatcaaaagttgtgttgaagtgaatcagaattggtgatattttcctcattttacagtatgttacacaaaagatgaccaattcatgacatgcgaccatataaaTACACGgtgtctgtgtgttctattgcacactactttttacaaaccaaacttactctccacaagcacatctttggaagcaatatttatacggaaattagtttgtctacttgcacaaactggaggttgctggtaaaaatcatcacagggtgcacgtgttaataataaaacaaccatgcaagaaattgacaaataaatcattttatttataagtttattttattaaatacataaatatttgtaagaaaagcagaataaatttgacttcaaattttgtttattttatttattttgatgttgtctatatatagcgcgctacatagtgcacggtagaaatgctttcatatttgttcatacgctggtgcccgcgaacttggctgcctctctttgtgttcggtctatccatttagtggtaggagaaacttagatgcagggaattcctagtctccagtaaatgcgccctacgatatcgccattttaccacgtagtttaacccagcgtttgcaaagactattcgggccggtcagggtcggcgtaaaagtgcttaaaatacggtcggacgtgaaagatgacattaaaactatccttttttcttaaaaacttgaaaaatgtgaaataatgaaataatggaaaataatgaaatatttgatcggcatttttttctgaccgagtcgggtaacgggaaactgggagtcaactttcattagcctaagagGTTATTCTGTTAATGACTttcaaatttggatgaaagtttttTCGATGGATGAGTTCAGCAAGATTTacattttggacagtctaaaattttgctgaagtgtaattttggcaacatttttgatgcaatcccgcggctgtgtttacttctgaaattCCATTGCGTAACGTATTTATCATTTGAACAGCGAAATTGACATTGGTCCTTTTCACATgacatattttatttaatattgattttttgcagaatttaAGTTATAGTGATAAGTGAATATTGAAAagatggtatatttgcattactgttaagggatctaaaatgagcgtttattgcatttcgacagtatttttgtgggacatgagagcacctcagacctatcgaattgcattctgaatctgaagcatgtctttctgatatcaaataattttcatttttgaaaatcacaatataaatacaaattttatgacaaattataaaaatatgatatttttcaaatgtttgatatataacagtcctcgaagtaagttatataaatctaatgacatattttaaagtgtatgtagcaggaggaaaagccgacggtcaattgaaaattttgacctttcatattgaagatatggatttttttccataaaagacccaatttttttttggtgttttgggaaaagaaatccatatcttcaatactgaaaggtcaaaattttcaattgatcgtcggcttttcatcccacctacatacactttaagtataaatcatcagatttataaagtttacttcaagtactgttaaatatcaaaaatatcagtttttaatgatttgccataaaatgtgtattaaattgcgtaatttcaaaaatcaaaattatttgatatcagaatgacattcttcgtattcagaatgcaattcgatatgtctgatgtgctctaatgtcccacaataaatactgtccaaacgctcataccccagcccttaacctggttttaatcaacaataatattttaatcaagattatgcagcaaacgaaaatcgctagattttcaagtttgattttctcgaaatgcgtatttccTCCCTGCAGCCTTGCAGTATCCTCCCTGCATCCTTGCAGTATCATCCCTGCATCCTTGCAGTATCCTCCCTGCATCCTTGCAGTATCCTCCCTGCATCCTTGCAGTATCCTCCCTGCATCCTTGCAGTATCCTCCCTGCATCCTTGCAGTATCCTCCCTGCATCCTTGCAGTATCCTCCCTGCATCCTTGCAGTATCCTCCTTGCATCCTTGCAGTATCCTCCCTGCATCCTTGCAGTATCCTCCCTGCATCCTTGCAGTATCCTCCTTGCATCCTTGCAGTATCCTCCCTGCATCCTTGCAGTATCATCCCTGCATCCTTGCAGTATCCTCCTTGCATCCTTGCAGTATCCTCCCTGCATCCTTGCAGTATCCTCCTTGCATCCTTGCAGTATCCTCCTTGCATCCTTGCAGTATCCTCCTTGCATCCTTGCAGCATCCTCCTTGCATCCTTGCAGTATCCTCCTTGCATCCTTGCAGTATCATCCCTGCATCCTTGCAGTATCCTCCTTGCATCCTTGCAGTATCCTCCCTGCATCCTTCCAGTATCCTCCCTGCATCCTTGCAGTATCCTCCTTGCATCCTTGCAGTATCCTCCCTGCATCCTTGCAGTATCCTCTCTGCATCCTTGCAGTATCCTCTGCATCCTTGCAGTATCCTCCTTGCATCCTTGCACCATCCTCCTTGCATCCTTGCAGTATCCTCTCTGCATCCTTCCTCTCTGCATCCTTGCAGTATCCTCCCTGCATCCTTGCAATATCCTCCTTGCATCCTTGCAGTATCCTCCCTGCATCCTTGCAGTATCCTCCTTGCATCCTTGCAGTATCCTCCTTGCATCCTTGCAGTATCCTCCCTGCATCCTTGCAGTATCCTCCCTGCATCCTTGCAGTATCCTCCCTGCATCCTTGCAGTATCCTCCCTGCATCATTCCAGTATCCTCTGCATCCTTGCAGTATCCTCCTTGCATCCTTGCAGTATCCTCCTTGCATCCTTGCAGTATCCTCCTTGCATCCTCGCAGTATCCTCCTTGCATCCTTGCAGTATCCTCCCTGCATCCTTGCAGTATCCTCTCTGCATCCTTGCAGTATCCTCCTTGCATCCTTGCAGTATCCTCCTTGCATCCTTGCAGCATCCTCCCTGCATCCTTGCAGTATCCTCCCTGCATCCTTGCAGTATCCTCCCTGCATCCTTGCAGTATCCTTGCCATATCCTCCTTGCATCCTTGCAGTATCCTCTGCATCCTTGCAGTATCCTCCCTGCATCCTTGCAGTATCCTCCCTGCATCCTTGCAGTATCCTCCTTGCATCCTTACAGTATCCTCCTTGCATCCTTGCATTATCCTCCCTGCATCCTTGCAGTAtcctatgcatccttgcagtatccTCCTTGCATCCTTGCAGTATCCTCCTTGCATCCTTGCAGTATCCTATGCATCCTTGCAGGATCCTCCTTGCATCCTTGCAGGATCCTCCCTGCATCCTTGCAGTATACTCCTTGCATCCTTACAGTATCCTCCTTGCATCCTTGCATTATCCTCCTTGCACCCTTACAGTATCCTCCTTGCATCCTTGCAGGATCCTCCTTGCATCCTTGCAGGATCCTCCTTGCATCCTTACAGTATCCTCCTTGCATCCTTGCATTATCCTCCTTGCAGTATCCTCCTTGCAGGATCCTCCTTGCATCCTTGCATTATCATCCTTGCAGTATCCTCTGCATCCTTACAGTATCCTCCTTGCACCCTTGCAGTATATTTTGCATACTTGCAGGATCCTCCTTGCATCCTTACAGTATCCTCCTTGCAACCTTGCAGTATATTTTGCATCCTTACAGTATCCTCCTTGCATCCTTACAGTATCCTCCTTGCATCCTTACAGTATCCTCCTTGCATCCTTGCAGTATCCTCCTTGCATCCTTGCAGTATCCTCCTTGCATCCTTGCAGCATCCTCCTTGCATCCTTGCAGCATCCTCCTTGCAGTATCCTCCTTGCAGCATCCTCCTTGCATCCTTGCAGTATCCTCCCTGCATCCTTGCAGCATCCTCCTTGCACCCTTGCGGTATCCTCTGCATCCTTGCAGCATCCTCCTTGCACCCTTACAGTATCCTCCTTTCATCCTTGCAGTATCCTCTGCATCCTTGCAGTATCATCTGCATCCTTGCGGCAGACCCCCTGCATCCTTGCAGCAGACTCTCTGCATCATACAGTGTCTGCTAAGTTACAGCATCGCCCCTGCATACCCCTTTTCCCCTGCAtccaattttgaaagaaaattgtgacaacgattattattaattttgattcttttttcttttattaatttctttttatgtaGATTGCAAAACAGCATCCATTTCAACCTGGTATCAAGATGGCACGGAAAGCATCAGGACAGGAGTTCATTGAGCACAAGACCAACATCATCACCAACATTGGTGAGCATTTCAACAATGCAGACATCAGTGATGTGACTTTGACAGTAGGAGAACAGGTATTTCCTGCACACAGGTTTGTCCTAGCAACACAGAGCAAAGTTTTCATGACTATGCTGATGGATGAAAACTGGAGAGAATCTGAAGAAAAGAAGATCACACTTCAAGAATCGTCTGAAGGAGAGTCAGCTTTCTATGATTTCTTGAAGTTTTTGTACACCGGGACACTAACACTGACTATTGATAATGTGTGTGGTATTCACACATTGGCAGACAAATATGATGTACCAGCTTTGAAGGAGGACTGTGTGGGCTTTATGAAAGATGTCCTCACAGGTATCCATGGTGGTTGGAAAGCTGGGTTGCTATGGCTACAGTATGTTGAAAGCTTCCTTCCAGATTTTGTTCCATTATGCTACAGTGCAATCAGAACAAACTTTGGAGTATTTTATGAAGAGGAGGGTAGGAATATCTTTCATAAGTTGACCTATGATCAGGTTAGAAATATTCTGTCTATTCCAGAAATTCAGGAGGAGCTGGTTTTGCCAAATGAGTTGACTCTGTTACGTATTATTGATGAAGGAAAGTGGGCAAAGAGGTTGCTGCCATTGGTTAGATTTTATAACATAGAATTCGATCATCTCCAAGCTTATAAAGCTTCAACGAAGAATAATTTGGGGAAGCACTATAATAAAGCATACCAGGTTTTTGCTGAAAGAAGTAATATTGCAACTAAAGAGCACAAGAGGCGAAGATTGTCACAAGGTTCTGTTGAGGTAACATGCTCATGTGGGACAAGCAGCTCACAGGTATGTCCTCACATCAACCCTAGACTTTACTTGAATCCACCGTTCGGAACATGTATGAGTATGATGGGATCTGTTACAGTGGAACCAATAGACCTTTCAGACTTGCCAGGTTTCTCACAAAAAATACACTTGCCAGTAGGTGCGAACCGTGACAAAGTATGGAACTGTTCTTTGCAAAGAGACTATTCAGGGGACCCCATCTGTGAAAGGTACACTGTAACACCAGCCAAGAGCCATGATGGGAAGCATTTCACATTAGCTGTTATTGTGTTAAAGTGGAAAAATGATGTATTTGAGCAATACGAATATACCATTAAGTATACTGGAGTAGTGACTATGCAGGGTGAAAACACCAATACAATTACGCTCACTTCGCCGCTTCGTTTTAAAGGAAGTTGGGAGATGGGTGAAAACCATGGCATTGGAATGACCATTCTGCTGCACAAGTAAATGCGTCAGTATGAGAATAAATGCAAGATGGAACAGACTGAAGATTCCTATTGAACTGTAACATGAAATGCACAGGGTTCCTACAATtactgtattcgacctaattagtaccGCATGAGAACTCTTCGAACTTGAATCTTGTTTAAGCATGGTAGCACCTCTTGCTGATAAAAAATGTGTTTGCTGCACAAAATAGCCTAGGGTAAAAgctcatcacaaaaataattttggcaTCAGGTTAATTGTCAAATTGAGTTGGTTTTGCATTGACTTTTAAATAACAATATTACCAAATATTTGGGGTAAATAAAAGCACCAAAAAACCTCATTCAGTCAGGGAGGTGTCTTTGATCTCAGCTAGAACATGCCATTAGCAGTAAAGCGTTAAAAAAAAGTTGGACTACCCATTAAAATGCAACTTGCTATGTCCTGCGTCCTacactactcaaatttgatacactcaccggagcgctttcacctaGTCAATCTGCGTCTTCAgctgatgttattgctctgaagatttgttgttgctagtaatGTTATTGAGACACCTcagatgacgtcacagatgtggATGAAATCAAGCAAGAAGATGTTGTGTGGTGCCCTTTGGTCTCGGGGGTGGGGGATATCAGCAAGGGGATTTTTGTCACCTTGCCGTATGTGGAAGGCCTCTTGGAACGGTTGTGCCCGGGCGGTTGTGCAGGGCTTTTAACTCTGCACGTGTCAGCACAGCTTTTAAACTGCAAAATATGTTGCGCAGATCTCTTGtcgggccagagccaaaaatggtcatcactcaacctaaaatttagaaattgtcacaggagtgaatttctcctctggtttaatagattactaaccaaagattatgaatcagcaaaaaaaagtaaaatgtgCCCGTCAATTTCGGACTGCAAGCAATTAAATACACATGTAGCGCCCTCTTGGTGTGGCCGGACGGAATTgctaaatttgatgttactacatatttaaaaaagataggatttttttgtttatggtattatcaaggtcttctgtatagacaatttcagcaaatttaaaaaaatgtcagtggactttgcaaaaataaataaattaattaaaatatgtgtaaaattccgtcccgccacattttgaggtgatttttttacatttcggaagggacgaaaaaaaaaaaattttagtcaaaactttccaaaatatcaactattatggtaata
It encodes:
- the LOC140140875 gene encoding uncharacterized protein isoform X1, encoding MKITTKRIPVQGTIAKQHPFQPGIKMARKASGQEFIEHKTNIITNIGEHFNNADISDVTLTVGEQVFPAHRFVLATQSKVFMTMLMDENWRESEEKKITLQESSEGESAFYDFLKFLYTGTLTLTIDNVCGIHTLADKYDVPALKEDCVGFMKDVLTGIHGGWKAGLLWLQYVESFLPDFVPLCYSAIRTNFGVFYEEEGRNIFHKLTYDQVRNILSIPEIQEELVLPNELTLLRIIDEGKWAKRLLPLVRFYNIEFDHLQAYKASTKNNLGKHYNKAYQVFAERSNIATKEHKRRRLSQGSVEVTCSCGTSSSQVCPHINPRLYLNPPFGTCMSMMGSVTVEPIDLSDLPGFSQKIHLPVGANRDKVWNCSLQRDYSGDPICERYTVTPAKSHDGKHFTLAVIVLKWKNDVFEQYEYTIKYTGVVTMQGENTNTITLTSPLRFKGSWEMGENHGIGMTILLHK
- the LOC140140875 gene encoding uncharacterized protein isoform X2, which encodes MARKASGQEFIEHKTNIITNIGEHFNNADISDVTLTVGEQVFPAHRFVLATQSKVFMTMLMDENWRESEEKKITLQESSEGESAFYDFLKFLYTGTLTLTIDNVCGIHTLADKYDVPALKEDCVGFMKDVLTGIHGGWKAGLLWLQYVESFLPDFVPLCYSAIRTNFGVFYEEEGRNIFHKLTYDQVRNILSIPEIQEELVLPNELTLLRIIDEGKWAKRLLPLVRFYNIEFDHLQAYKASTKNNLGKHYNKAYQVFAERSNIATKEHKRRRLSQGSVEVTCSCGTSSSQVCPHINPRLYLNPPFGTCMSMMGSVTVEPIDLSDLPGFSQKIHLPVGANRDKVWNCSLQRDYSGDPICERYTVTPAKSHDGKHFTLAVIVLKWKNDVFEQYEYTIKYTGVVTMQGENTNTITLTSPLRFKGSWEMGENHGIGMTILLHK